A genomic window from Acetobacteroides hydrogenigenes includes:
- a CDS encoding phosphoribosylformylglycinamidine synthase subunit PurQ produces the protein MKIGIVNIPGMDVSLVQILREHFHNSAEIVDLGNTEQWKYDLVMVPPSTLYSDSEELKRRIEQSSLYTSLSEYSDQGGFIVGIQSGFQILCAAGLLEGGFVRTSRTSLVNAMVDVKSEFKRSPLTYLVDFDKPLRLYLSHALGYYRLSDESVRRLQQKGQILLRYCDERGYVSKESNPDGSTSSIAAICNAQRNVFGITPNPAVKSFFQHHLDGLELMDSFFKMITR, from the coding sequence TTGTTAATATTCCTGGAATGGATGTGAGCCTTGTTCAGATTTTAAGAGAACATTTTCATAATAGCGCAGAAATAGTTGATTTAGGCAATACGGAGCAATGGAAATACGACCTAGTTATGGTTCCGCCAAGCACGCTCTACAGCGATAGCGAAGAGCTAAAGCGAAGAATAGAACAGAGTTCGCTATATACTAGCCTTTCGGAGTACTCTGATCAGGGTGGTTTTATTGTTGGGATTCAAAGCGGCTTTCAGATTCTTTGTGCGGCAGGATTGCTCGAGGGGGGATTTGTGCGTACTTCTCGTACCAGTTTGGTGAATGCTATGGTAGACGTAAAGTCTGAATTTAAGCGGTCGCCGCTAACCTATTTGGTCGATTTCGATAAGCCGCTTCGGCTGTACCTGTCGCATGCGCTCGGCTACTACCGTCTTAGTGACGAGTCAGTTCGTAGGCTTCAGCAGAAGGGGCAGATACTATTACGCTACTGCGACGAGCGCGGCTATGTGTCGAAAGAGAGCAATCCTGATGGATCGACCAGCAGCATTGCCGCGATTTGTAATGCGCAGCGAAATGTTTTTGGCATTACCCCTAATCCTGCTGTAAAGAGCTTCTTTCAGCACCATCTCGATGGCCTTGAGCTGATGGACTCCTTTTTTAAGATGATTACCCGCTAG